The Cellulomonas flavigena DSM 20109 DNA segment GAGGGGAGGTCTTCGTCAGCGACGTCGGCCCGGACGATCACGTGGCCATTCGTCGGGACGTTGCTAATTGCGCTCAGGATGTGCGGTGGAAGTGCACCATGGCCGGCCAGCACGAGGGAAGGCGGGTTCGGGAGAACTAGGCAGAGCTCGTGGTATGCAGCGACGACCCGGTCGTGGCCCTTCCGCGTATCTGCGAGGCGACCCATGCTCACTATCGGGCCGCTCCCGGACCAGGGTGTGGCTCCCGGGCGGAAGCGGGCGGCGTCGACTCCGGGCGGCGCTAGCAGCACGAGACCGCTCGAATGCTCGCGGGCGTAGTCCAGCATCTCCACGTTCATTACGAGTACTGCGTCGACGGTTGCGAGCGCATGGCGCTCGAGCCTGTCGACCGCCAGGGTGTTGAGCGTTCTTGCAGCCCGCAGAGCGCGATGTGGCGCTCTTACCGATTCCCGTTCCCATGAGACGCGAGTGGCTACCTGAAGTACCTTGGGTCGTCCGGCACGAGCGGCTGCGAGCGCAAGCGCCGGTGCCCCGGCAACCACATGGACGACGTCATACCTATCTAGGCGTCGAGTCAATGACCTGCGCGGCAGATAGCGCGCAGGCTCGAACTCCGCGACAGACGCACCGACGTG contains these protein-coding regions:
- a CDS encoding glycosyltransferase; the protein is MTINIDPRRLVINDRSLSIAIITQGYSTSGGIQTTARWLRSQLEHVGHTADVYELATSSNDPLSRRLRDPRTWFTSIRIERNETDSRTWHVGASVAEFEPARYLPRRSLTRRLDRYDVVHVVAGAPALALAAARAGRPKVLQVATRVSWERESVRAPHRALRAARTLNTLAVDRLERHALATVDAVLVMNVEMLDYAREHSSGLVLLAPPGVDAARFRPGATPWSGSGPIVSMGRLADTRKGHDRVVAAYHELCLVLPNPPSLVLAGHGALPPHILSAISNVPTNGHVIVRADVADEDLPSLYREASVYIQGSYEEGLGLSVLEAMSSGLPVVATATAGTRETVKHGITGYLVEQSADCARLLAARVVNVLEGAGHAMSPAARDHAREYFSSESTFRRVLQTYQELGAISSVRN